The following are encoded in a window of Dictyostelium discoideum AX4 chromosome 6 chromosome, whole genome shotgun sequence genomic DNA:
- a CDS encoding hypothetical protein (Similar to Boophilus microplus (Cattle tick). notch-like protein): MECSLQNQIKASDFVNNFFKLYFDEVFILIFSKCSMEPGFLGQSYSCPVIQGDSTFTTISCNISNFLKLKDESNIKNQCSQNSYCLTNNASCICNYGFTGLPDCTTIHYDCINDCSISIGGGTCDYLTGICSCNQYRGKDCSEIQCQKTCFNGGVCDMTKGECKCIGNYFGDDCLSIYCKCKCIGNYFGDDCLSINCTNNCQNGGNCDTTLGECKYIGIYFGNDCLSINCPKSCMSGGSCDHTTGECNCLNQYQGEDCSSNKCILTSCLNGGTCDLSTYQCQCINGYQGDDCSLPFIECENIYQDNGYCNNQTGNCNFICPTQCFNQGKCDAEIGVCGEVTLFGWFGGIHFDLTVTIGQLNCKDPKAIDNKTIKCELPQGQSGIQNVNVTQNQIIWMGKDLFIYLDNEDPNIKNNCLKNCNSKGVCLSSVDSKDTNGKTTIDDSYNNYEIFIDKLIELNFNGKQVKIYDINQKWEKVKNDTTNIDKSVQLFNQKLDDNQVELIYKVEIIDQTKDYTFSDLNYRLEKDSIKISIFIYNYTYSSTLNTLQLQIVTKTEEKEIKKDKCNNKETEIETTSNQLLNFITIKKDNKVLYGRFINKVISDGRPIHLKTSIISSDKSKSTITMGMDLPHCKNCLIDPDFSLLLTTNFKDLCGDNDNRKSYIIPVAVVTSFVGVAAIGASGFLVYRKKKVEVSQLKLRKLAKNQ, encoded by the exons atgGAATGTTCtttacaaaatcaaattaaagcCTCAGattttgttaataatttttttaaattatattttgatgAAGTTtttattctaattttttcaaaatgcTCAATGGAGCCAGGTTTTCTTG GTCAATCATATAGTTGTCCAGTTATTCAAGGTGATTCAACTTTTACAACAATTTCAtgtaatatttcaaatttcttAAAACTAAAAGATGAATCAAATATAAag AATCAATGTAGTCAAAATTCATATTGTTTAACAAATAATGCAAGTTGTATATGTAATTATGGTTTTACAGGTTTACCTGATTGTACTACAATTCACTATGATTGTATAAATGAttgttcaatttcaattggtggTGGAACATGTGACTATTTAACAGGAATTTGTAGTTGTAATCAATATAGAGGTAAAGATTGTTCAGAAATTCAATGCCAAAAGACCTGTTTTAATGGTGGTGTATGTGATATGACTAAGGGTGAATGTAAATGTATTGGCAATTACTTTGGAGATGATTGTTTATCAAtttatt GCAAATGTAAATGTATTGGCAATTACTTTGGCGATGATTGTTTATCAATTAACTGTACTAATAATTGCCAAAATGGTGGTAATTGTGATACAACTCTAGGTGAATGTAAATATATTGGTATTTACTTTGGAAATGATTGTTTATCTATTAATTGTCCCAAGTCTTGTATGAGTGGTGGCTCTTGTGATCATACTACAGGTGAATGTAATTgtttaaatcaatatcaagGTGAAGATTGCTCTTCAAATAAATGTATTTTAACCTCTTGTTTGAATGGTGGAACATGTGATTTATCAACCTACCAATGTCAATGTATTAATGGATATCAAGGTGATGATTGTTCTTTACCATTTATTGAATGtgaaaatatttatcaaGATAATGGTTATTGTAATAATCAAACTGgtaattgtaatttcatATGCCCAACTCAATGTTTTAATCAAGGAAAATGTGATGCAGAAATTGGTGTTT GTGGTGAAGTTACATTGTTTGGATGGTTTGGAGGTattcattttgatttaacAGTTACCATTGGTCAATTAAATTGTAAAGATCCAAAagcaattgataataaaactataaaatgtGAACTTCCACAAGGTCAATCAGGTATTCAAAATGTTAATGTCacacaaaatcaaattatttggATGGGAAAAGATCTTTTCATCTATTTAGATAATGAAGAtccaaatataaaaaataattgtttaaaaaattgtaatagtAAAGGTGTTTGTTTATCATCAG TGGATTCAAAAGATACAAATGGTAAAACAACAATTGATGatagttataataattatgaaattttcattgataaattaattgaattaaattttaatggtAAACAAGTTAAAATTTATGATATAAACCAAAAATGggaaaaagtaaaaaacGATACCACCAACATTGATAAATCAgtacaattatttaatcaaaaattagaTGATAACCAagttgaattaatttataaagtaGAAATAATAGATCAAACAAAAGATTATACATTCtctgatttaaattataggTTAGAAAaggattcaattaaaatttctatttttatttataactaTACATATTCAAGTACATTAAATACtttacaattacaaatagTTACAAAAacagaagaaaaagaaattaaaaaagataaatgtaataataaagaaactgAAATCGAAACAACATCAAATCAACTATTAAACTTtataacaattaaaaaagataataaggTTCTTTATGGTCGTTTCATAAATAAAGTTATCTCTGATGGTAGACCAATTCATTTGAAAACTTCAATAATTTCAAGTGATAAAAGTAAATCAACCATTACAATGGGAATGGATTTACCACATTGCAAAAACTGTTTAATCGATCCag aTTTCTCTTTACTATTAActacaaattttaaagatttatgtGGAGATAATGACAATAGAAAATCTTACATTATTCCAGTTGCAGTTGTTACATCATTTGTTGGTGTGGCTGCAATTGGTGCATCTGGTTTTTTGGTTTATAGAAAAAAGAAAGTTGAAGTTagtcaattaaaattaagaaaGTTGGCGAAAAACCAATaa